One genomic segment of Thalassospiraceae bacterium LMO-SO8 includes these proteins:
- a CDS encoding SMP-30/gluconolactonase/LRE family protein, whose amino-acid sequence MIWDERRLHLIWLDIKGRKLHFFSPATDHRRSVDLPTEVGAIALRGDGSLVAACSTGFTYLDPDTGRLTLIGDPERHLPENRFNDGTCDPAGRFIAGSMDDGEVEATGHVYALEPGGGIRRLFGGFVVCNGPAFSPAGDRLYFSDSFGRAILAFDYNVTTGSATNPKRFATFSKDDGFPDGLTVDASGGLWVAHWDGWRVTRFLPDGVIDRVLHMPVPRPTRCAFGGPDFRDLYITSARIGLNAEALAQAPLSGSLFRSTPGVAGLPGYRFNG is encoded by the coding sequence GTGATTTGGGACGAACGCCGTCTCCACCTGATCTGGCTGGACATCAAGGGCCGCAAACTTCACTTCTTCTCGCCTGCCACCGACCATCGCCGGTCTGTTGATCTTCCGACAGAGGTCGGCGCCATCGCGCTGCGCGGCGACGGCAGCCTCGTGGCCGCATGCAGCACCGGATTCACCTATCTCGACCCCGATACCGGCAGGCTCACTTTGATCGGCGACCCGGAACGCCATCTTCCGGAAAATCGCTTCAACGACGGTACCTGTGACCCCGCCGGCCGGTTCATTGCTGGTTCCATGGATGACGGTGAGGTCGAGGCCACCGGCCACGTCTACGCGTTGGAACCCGGCGGCGGGATACGGCGTTTGTTTGGCGGTTTCGTGGTTTGCAATGGTCCAGCGTTCAGCCCCGCCGGGGATCGGCTTTACTTTTCCGACAGCTTCGGACGCGCGATCTTGGCGTTCGACTACAATGTGACGACAGGAAGCGCGACCAATCCCAAACGGTTCGCGACGTTTTCCAAAGATGATGGCTTTCCTGACGGCCTAACCGTAGATGCGAGTGGCGGCCTGTGGGTCGCCCATTGGGACGGCTGGCGAGTCACCCGATTCCTACCCGACGGCGTCATTGACCGGGTCCTTCACATGCCGGTACCGAGACCGACTCGTTGTGCCTTTGGCGGTCCCGACTTTCGAGATCTTTACATCACGTCGGCACGCATCGGCCTCAATGCCGAGGCGCTCGCCCAGGCTCCGCTTTCAGGTTCGCTTTTCCGATCGACGCCCGGCGTAGCCGGCCTTCCCGGTTATCGGTTCAACGGTTAG